Within the Burkholderia mayonis genome, the region ATCCGAGCTTCGACGAATTCCGGCAGCCAGCCGCGCGTATCGTCGTCGGAGGCGGCGGGCGCTTCGCCGGCGAACGCGCGGCGCATGAATTCCATCTTCCGGCCGAGATGCGCGAGCTTCGCGAACAGCAGGTCGACGCGTTCGCGCTGCGCATCGAGATACGCGCGGCCCGCGTCGGCGAGTGCATAGCGCTTGCGGTTGCCTTCGGCCTGCACGGTCACGTAGCCGAGCTCTTCCAGATACGTGAGCGCCGGATACACCATGCCGGGGCTCGGCGCGTAGAAGCCGCTCGAACGCGTATCGAGCGCCTTGATCAGCTCGTAGCCGTGGCTCGGCTGCTCGGCGAGCAGCGCGAGCAGCAGCAGTTGCAGGTCGTCGGCGCTGAATTGACGGCCGCGCGGCATGGCGTCGTCGCCGCCGAAACCACCGAAACCGCCCGGGCCGCCACCGAAACCGCCGAACGGACCGAAGCCGTGCCGGCCGCTGCCACCGCCGCGTCGATGGCCGCCGATCATGTGGCGGAACATCTCGAGCGGGCCGGCGCCGAACGAGGTATGCATGCCGCATCCGCGGCGCGAAAACAGATGAGTGTGGCGCATCGCCTTCTCCTGTGCATCTTTAGATGTATCGAAAGATATATATCGAAAGATATAAAGTCAACGGAATTTTATGGGGACGGATTGCCAAGGGTCTGGTGCAGGTTTGCGAATTTTGTAGGTTGGCAAAAAGGGTGGGTCTTTTTGGCATATTTGCACAATGCTATCGATATTAATTTTCGATAGCATTGCGCGGCGGCGTCACTATAGTTTCCAGCGCAAATCTGGGGCAAGAAGCACCTTATCGTTGCAAGTGGAAGCCCCGGGCGAACTAGCATGCTTTGGCATTGCTAGCCGACAAGCGGATGGGTTTTTGGAGCAGTCGGAGGTTCGGAACGTTCTATGACAGACGTCGATGTCGTAGCCGACCGTCCGTCGGCGTCGGACGCTTCGGCCGAACACGACGGCGGCGTCGACCGACTGCTTGCGCAGGATCTGCTCGATGCGCTGCAGCGCGCAGACTGGTGGCCCGCCTACAGTGACCGTCTTGCCGAACTGCTTGCGCTTGCCGAATAGCAAATCGCGAAAACGTGTGCCGCGCAGGCGCGCTGGCTGGCCGACGTCGATGGCACGCCGTACAGTCTGGTGACATGGGAGGCGATTTGCTGCCTGCGGGACCGACCGTTCCATCCGGTTGCGCGCGCGAAGCGCTGGCCCGGCAGCCCGGGCGATGCGTACGACGTCGAGGCAGGCCGGGTTGCACTGCACTGGGTCGCCATTTTGCCCGACGCGTTGCGACGTGGCGACGACAGTGCGCATGCACTGCCTGGCGTCCAGCCGATCGCTCGTGCCTGCCGTACTGGATGAGGATGCGTTCGCGGCGCTTGCGCATCGCGCCGCTCTGCTCGGAATCGATCCGGCGGCTCGCTGGCTGCCGGTTCATCCTTGGCAATGGGACTACCTTCAGCGGGAGCATCCCCGGCTTGTCATGCGGTGTATCGATCTCGGAGCCGGGTTCGGCACGGCTCGGCCCACCGCGTCGCTGCGCACGCTCGGCATCGGAGCGGACGAACGGATACATCTGAAGTTGTCGCTGAGCGTCCAGGCACTCGGTGCGTCACGCGTAATGCCGCCACGTTATCTGCACAACGCGGTACTGGCCGAGCGTTGTCTGCGCGCGCTTTGCGCGCGGGACACCTGGCTCGGCGAGCATCTCGAATTGTGCGACGAGCGTGCATGATGGGCGCTCGGCGACGACGGAACGCTGATCGAAGAGCAGGGTGAATTGGCTTGCATGTTGCGGCGGTATCCCGACGGCGATGGCTGGCTGTTGCCGATGGCCGCATGCGCGGCGTCGGCGACCGACGGGCGCCTGCCGGCATTCACCGTGCTGTGCGGGGCGAGCGATGCCGGTGTCTCCTCGGATGCCACGAGTGACGGTGCGTGGCGGATGTTCGAGCATATCGCGCGCTTGCTGATCGGGCTCGGGTTAAGGCAAAGCTGATTAAGTCCCCCAACCCCGTGTCTCAGCCGTTATAGATCGGTGGACATGACCCGAGAAAGGCAAACGACGATGAAGCAGCAGACGCTGGCGATGGCAGCCGATCAAGGCGCAGGCTTCGAGACGAAGCGCAAGCGTACGCGGCGCGACGAGTTTCTCGATACGATGAACCAGATCGTGCCGTGGGCGGCGTTGTGCGCGGTGGTTGAGCCGCACTACCCGAAACCTACCGCACCTTGTCCACTTTTCTCGAAAGGGGACTCGTCACCAGTGCATCACTGGGCGATTCGCGCGTCGTGTATGAACTGAACCGCGGCAAGGATCACCATCACCTCGTTTGTCGCAAATGTGGAGCACTCTGCGATCTCTACGAAGACGAACTGAACGAGCAGTTCGAGCGCATCGCTTCCGGGCGTCGCTTCAAGTTCCACGCTGCGTCTCTGGTGATAGCTGGGGTGTGTCCTGAATGTCAGGCGAAGGGCGTGTGATTCCCCGGATCGTCGCGAGCATCGGCCGGCTTGGTTGGTGTCGTAACGAAGGTGAACAGGAAGCTTGCGCGGGAGACAGTGGAACTGCAGTTGCCGCCATCGTGGCGCATCGCGAGCGGCAAGGCGACGAGACGTGCAGCATGCCGAAGCGGAAAACGCGAGGCGCCAGTCGAAATGTCTGATGTATCAAATCGTCTGATGCACCCGCCGACTTGATGCGGCCCCTAATTGCGAAATATTGCGTAAACCAATTGAATTGGTTTATAAGCGTGAATGATTCTTATTTGTCTTCTCGTCTCTCGCGTTTAAAGCAGAAGGGGTTGCTCCATGTCCGTCGCTCAACTCGCCGTCCATCAGGATGTGCAGGCTCTCTATCGCGACCACCATGGCTGGTTGCAGGGATGGTTGCGCAGGCGGCTGGGTAACGCTTTCGATGCGGCCGACCTTGCCCAGGACGCATTTCTTCGTCTGATCCTCAAGCCGGTGCCGAAGGGCTTCGACAGCGATGCCGAGGCGCGGGCTTACTTGCGGGCGATGGCACAGGGCATGTGTGTCGACCTGTTTCGCCGGCGCCAGGTCGAGCAGGCATGGGTCGAGGCGCTTGCCGCCCAGCCGGAGCCCTGCGAGCCTTCTCCTGAATATCGCGCGATCGTCATCGAGACGCTGATGGAAATCGGCGCGCTGATCAGCCGGTTGCCCGACAAGGCGCGGAACGCGTTTGTCCTGGCGCAGATTCATGGCTTGTCCACCCGCGAGATCGCGGGCGAACTGGGCGTTTCCGATCGGATGGTGCAGAAGTACCTCGCCCAGGCGATGCTGCAACTGGCCTTGATCGACGCCGGTATTACGCGCTGACCGATGGCAGCCTCGTCGTCTTCGGCGGCCGCCGATCCTGGCGTTCACGCAGATTTCGCAAGCCTCGAGCAGGCCGCCAACTGGTATGCGCTCCTGTATGCCGATGGCGGTAGCGGCGAGCACCGCAAGGCATGGGCAGAATGGCTGGCCGAACGGCCGGAACATCGTCGTGCGTGGGCACATATCGAGGCTGTCAGCCGCCGGTTCGAGCCGTTGAGGGGCGAGAGCCTGGCTGAGCGCAATGCCGCTGCGGCCGCCGTGCACGTTTCCGCGACGCGCGCGGCAAGCCGGCGCCATGTTCTGGGCAGTCTCGCTGCGCTGGCCGGAACCGGTCTCGCCGGGTGGCTCGCGTGGCGCTTCACGGCGTTGCCGGATCGGCTCATCGCATGGAGGCCGGATTACCGCACAGGTGTCGGAGAGCGGCGGGACGTGCAGCTCGCCGACGGTACGCGCGTCTGGTTGAACACGGACAGTGCGTTCGATGTTCACTACGACGATACCAAGCGCCTCCTGACACTGACGATGGGCGAAATCCTCATCGATACGGCCAAAGACGGCCAGGAGCGGCCGTTCTTTGTCGACACGCCGAACGGCCGGATGCAGGCATTGGGCACCCGGTTCACCGTACGGCAGTCCGGCACGCACACGCTGCTGGCCGTGTTCAAAGGCCGTGTCGAGATTCGCAATCTGGCCGGACACGCCGAAATCGTGGCGGCCGGTCAGCAGCGGCAGTTCACGGCGGACGCGATTTCGAGTCCGGAGAGGGCCGATCCCGCACGCGAAGCGTGGTCACGCGGCGTGATCCTGGCCGACGACGTCACGCTCGACGCGCTGATCGCCGAGCTGGATCGCTATCAGCACGGGCACATCGGCGTCGATCCCGAAGTGGCGGGCATCCGCGTGGTCGGCCGTTTCCCTGCCGACGACCCCGACCGGATGCTCTCGATGCTCGAACGCGACCTGCCGATCCGGGTGCGTCGCACGTTGCCGTGGTGGGTCACGATCGAAGCCCGCTGACGGGCATGTTGCCCGCCCAGTCGCGGTTCCCGGTGGTATTTCACCCTGTTGCAAAGAAATTTCCGATTTCGGTTCGCATTTCCGGGCGTCATCCGATTAACAGATGAAAGAGGACCATTCGGAGATCAATCAGTGCTCTGAATGCCGACCCGGCGCCATGACGCGGGGCATCCGCCCGGCTTGTCGACGCTTGTTTCCGACCGGAAACGGGTGTCGTCGCGATGGCGACAGTCGCAGCCAGCATGGCGCGCGCCCGAACGACCGGGTGCGGCCGCTATCAAGCCAAGGTATCCGGCTCTGTTAGACGCGCGATGGACCTCTCCTTGCCACTTCCATCTCGAGGAATGCCGTCCATGCTTCGCCCGTCGTTGTCGTCGAATCCCGATTTCTCGTTGTCCGTGCGCAGCCTCGAACGGATGCCCCGTGCGCTGCGCACCGCGCGCCGTCCCGCTCCGCACGCTGTGCGGTGTGCCGTTCTCGGCATCGCGCTCGCAGGTAGCGGCGCGTGGCAGGTGGCATCGGCGCAGTCGGCCGCCGGCGCGGCGCCGCAAGCTGCCAGCCGGCGCTATGACATTCCGGCCGGCCCGTTGTCGGCGTCGCTGAACCGTCTTGCCGATCAGGCCAACGTGATGCTCAGCGTGCCGGGCGACCTGACGGCCGGGAAAAACAGTGCGGGCGTGCGCGGCGCCTACTCGGTGCAGGGCGCATTCCAGGCGTTGCTGAACGGCACGGGCCTGGAGCCGGTGCAGCAGTCCGACGGCAGTTTCTCGCTGCGTCCGGCCGCTGCCGCGGCAGGCGCCGAAGCTGCCGTGCTGCCGGCGGTGAAGGTCGTCGGCAAGCGAATCGACGATGCCGTTCCCGAGCCGTATGCTGGCGGCCAGGCGGCACACGGCGCGAAGGTCGGCCTGCTCGGCAATCGCGACTACATGGATACGCCGTTCAGCATCTCGAGCTACACGGAAAAGCTGATCCGCGACCAGCAGGCGACCAGCGTCGCGGATCTCCTGACCACAACTGACCCGTCGGTCCGGGCGGCGATCGACAGCACCAACCGCTACGATGCGATCACGATCCGCGGGCTGCGCGTCGAGAACGGCGAGATCGCGCTCAACGGGCTGTACGGGCTCGTGCCGGCCTACCGCGTCGGCTCTGATCCGGTTGAGCGCGTCGAGATCCTCAAGGGGCCTGGTGCGTTGCTGAACGGGATGATGCCGCAGGGCAGCGTCGGCGGCAGCGTGAACGTCGTGACGAAGCGCGCCGGCGACACACCGCTCAACCGGCTGACCGCCGAATATGCTTCGAGTTCGGTGTTCGGCGGCCATGCCGACATCGGCCGGCGCTTCGGCTCGAACGGCGAGTTCGGCGTGCGCGTCAACGCGGCCCATCGCGAAGGCGATACGCCGATCGACGAGCAGTCGCGGCGCAACACGTCGCTGTCGGTCGGGCTCGACTACCGCGGCAGCCGCCTGCGCGCGTCCGGCGACGTGATCTACCAGGAAGACTTCATGCGGGCGCCGGTACGCGGCTACACGCCGATTGCCGGGATCGCGGTGCCGGAGGTGCCCGATTCCCGGACCAATCTCGCGCAGACGTTTTCCTATTCGAATTCCCATAGCCTGACGGCGCTCGGGCGGGCCGAGTACGACCTCTCGTCGAACTTGACGCTGTTCGGCGCGGTCGGCATGAACCGCTTCGGCTACGACAAGCTGGAAGACCCGGGCGCGACGATCGTCAATGCGCAGGGTGACGCGACGTCCACGTCGAGATACCAGTCAGGCGCGTCGCATGCGCTGTCGGCCGAGGCGGGCGCGCGGGCGCGCTTCAAGACGGGCCCGATCGATCACCAGCTCGTCGTGAGCGGCAACTACCTGCAGCAGACGACGTGGTTCGGTCAGACCGCCTACGGCAGCTACGCGACGAACATCTACATGCCGACCCGCCTCGCCGGACCCGGCGCGCCGGTTTCCGTGTCGCCGGAAGCGAAGGACAGCGCTCAGATCCTGCGCAGCATCGCCGTCGCCGATACGCTGTCCGTGGCCGGCGGGCTCGTGCAACTCACGGTGGGCGTGCGTCGCCAGCAGGTGAGCAGCCGCAACTTCGACACGTCCGGCGCGGAAACCTCGCACTACGACCAGGGCGCGACGACGCCGTCCGTGGCGCTCGTCGTCCGCCCGTTCGACCAGTTGTCGTTCTATGCGAACTACATCGAGGCGCTGACGCCCGGGTCGGCGCCGCCGCCTGACGCGGCCAATCCGAACCAGGTGTTCGCGCCGTTCAAGTCGAAGCAGTACGAGGTCGGGACCAAGCTCGATCTCGGCAAATTCGGCGCGACGCTCGGGCTGTTCCAGATCGACGTGCCGAGCGGAATCGTCGATCCGGTGAGCAAGCTGTACAGCCTCAACGGTTTGCAGCGCAATCGCGGTCTCGAGCTGTCCGGCTTCGGCGAGGTGACGCGCGGCGTGCGTCTGCTGGGCGGCGTCACGTGGCTCGACGCGCGGCTTCGCCGCACGCAGGGCGGCGCATACGACGGCAATCGCGCGATCGGCGCGCCGTCGCTCCAGGCCACGCTCGGCGCGGAATGGGATACACCGTTCGTGCCGGGCGTCACGCTGACGAGCCGGATGATCTACACGGGCAAGGCCTACGTGAGCCAGGACAACACGCAGCACGTGCCGAGCTGGACGCGTTTCGATCTCGGCGGCCGGTACACGACGAAAGTTGCCGGTCGCGACGTGACGCTGCGCGCGAACGTGACGAACCTGTTCAACCGGGACTACTGGCAGGCGAATCCGACCGGATACCTGTTCACGGGCGCGCCACGTACGTTCTGGCTGTCCGTGTCGACCGACCTGTGATGAATGCCGGCAGGCCGGGTACGCTTGAGCGCCCCGATCTGCCCGTCGTTTGTCAATCCGATCCTTGTCGCCATCGCATGAAATCTCACGAACAGTTCCGGTTCGACGCCCGGCACATCGGTGCGCTCGCCGCGCCGCTCATCCTTACCCAGCTTGCGCAGGTCGCGCTGACCACGACCGACGTCGTGATGATGGGGATGCTCGGTCCGCGCGAAATCGCCGCAGGCGGTCTTGCGCTGACGTTGTTCAACCAGCTGAGGACGATGGGAACGGGCCTCGTGACGGGCACTGGCAATCTCGTCGCATTCGCGAACGGGCAGGACGACCCTGCACGCATCGTGCGTCTCGTGCGTGCGAGTTTCGCGCTGTCGACGCTTGCCGCACTCGCGTTCGTGCTGTTGATGCTCGCCGTTGAACGGCCGCTCGTATGGCTCGGCCAGGATCCGGGCATCGCGCGGCTGACCGCGCTCTATCTCGCGGCGGCGGCGCCCGGCATGCTGCCGTGCCTGTGGTTCCAGTCGCTGCGCCAGTACACCGTCGGGCTGCGCAAGCCGGGGCCGCTGCTCGCGATCGCGGCCGTGTCGATCGTCGTCAACGCGGTGCTCGACTACGCGCTGATGTTCGGCCGCTTCGGGTTCCCCGCGCTCGGCCTGACCGGCGTAGCCTGCGCGACGAGTTCGGTGTACCTGTTGTCGTTCGTGGCGTTTCTCTCGATTGCCAAACGTCGAATCGGGCTCGCCGAACACCTGTCGCTTGCCGCGTGGCGGACCGATGCCGAAGCATTCGAGCGGACGTGGAAGATGGGCCTGCCGATCGCCGCCGCCTACGGCTCGGAGGCCGCGTTCTTCACCGTCCTTACCCTCGTGATCGGCACGCTCGGTACGGATGCGCTCGCAGCGCAGACGATCGTCAACCAAGTGATCTACATCGTGTTCATGATTTCGGTCGGGTTGTCGCATGCGTCGTCGATCAGCATCAGCCATGCATGCGCGCAGCACGATTATCGTGGCGCACGGCGGCTCGGCTATACGGGGCTCGTGCTGGGCATCGGCGCCATGCTGGCGGTCGCGCTTCCGTATCTCGTTGCGCCGACACACGTGCTCGCGCCGTTCCTGGATCGCGGCTCGGCCGCGAATGACGATGTGCTGCGACTTGCGACGGGGCTGCTGACGATTGCGGCCTTGCTGCAGATCTTCGACTGCAGCCAGAACATCGGCGTCGGCATCTTGCGGGGGCTCGGCGACGTGAAAAGTTCGTTCCGCATCTCGATCGTCGGTTACTGGATGATCGGGCTGCCGGTTGCGTGGGGGGCGGGCGTGATGCTCGGCTACGGAATCCATGGCATCTGGTTCGGGCTCACGATCGGACTTGCAGCGACGGCGACGATGCTGTTGCGCAAGTTCGAATATCGGCTGAGCGCGTTGGTGAAACAGGCCGGCGCGCCCCGATCATGAACGAACGGCATGTGACAAGAAATCGCGTGCGTACCTCGTCGTCGGGGTCGGGGCGGCTGGGTGTCGGTGCGATCGTGCTTGTGCTGATCGTCGGTCTCGGTGCGGTTGCGATTGCCAGCCTCTGCGCCGGCAATCTCGTTCTCGGTCCAGCTGCCGCGCTCGATGCGCTGGGTGGGGGTGAAACGCCCGCCGCGCAGATCGTCCATGCGCTGAGGCTGCCTCGCTTGATCGCGGCACTGATGGTCGGCGCGAGTCTCGCGGTGGCCGGCGCGCTGATGCAGGGCATCACGCGCAATCCGCTGGCCGATCCGACGTTGACGGGCGTGGTCGGCGGAGCGGCGCTCGCGGTCGTCGCGGCCACCGTGCTGGCGCCGGTCCGGGCGGCGGGCATGATGCCGTTCGTGGCGTTGGCGGGCGGCGGAATCGCGGCGACGCTCACGTTTGCGCTGGCGTGGCGCGCCCGTCTGTCGCCGTTGCGTCTTTCGCTGGCAGGGACGACGATCGGCGCGCTCGGCAGCGCGGGCGTCATCTCGCTGATGATCGTCGCGGGGCCGCAGGCCGGCCCGTTGTTCTACTGGCTGGCCGGTGGTTTCGCGGGTGTGGGTTGGCGGCAGGTCGCCATGGTCGCTCCGTGGACCGTCGCCGGTCTTGTCGCCGCGTTGTCCGGCGCGCGCGTGCTCGACACCCTCGCGCTCGGCGACGAGGCGGCGCAGAGCGTCGGCCTCGACCTGCTGCGCTGGCGCCTGATCCTCGGTTTCATTGCCGTCGCGCTGTCGGCGTCGGTGGTCTCGATCGCGGGGCCCGTCGGCTTCGTCGGGCTGTGCGTGCCGCATCTCGCGCGCGTCGCGCCCGGCGGCGGCTATCGCCGAACGCTGGCCGTGACGGCACTGGCGGGCGCACTGCTCGTCTCGGCAGCGGATCTCGTCGCCCGCACGGTCGCTGCGCCGCGCGAACTGCCGGTCGGCTTTTTGACTGCCTTGGTCGCGACACCGCTGCTGATCGCGATGATTCGCCGCGATGAAGGCGTATCGACATGACGGGCGTTCCGAACCGGCCGATTCGCACGACGCGCGCACAGGGCGCGGCCCGGTGGCGGACGTTCGCGCGTGGCGCAGGATGGGCGGCGATCCTGACGCTCACCGTTGTCTTGTCGGTGCGGCTCGGCGCGGCCGGCTTCCCGTTGACGTCGGCCGTTCAGGCACTGTTCCATCGCGAC harbors:
- a CDS encoding PadR family transcriptional regulator — encoded protein: MRHTHLFSRRGCGMHTSFGAGPLEMFRHMIGGHRRGGGSGRHGFGPFGGFGGGPGGFGGFGGDDAMPRGRQFSADDLQLLLLALLAEQPSHGYELIKALDTRSSGFYAPSPGMVYPALTYLEELGYVTVQAEGNRKRYALADAGRAYLDAQRERVDLLFAKLAHLGRKMEFMRRAFAGEAPAASDDDTRGWLPEFVEARMALKQALFRRSSADADEQRRIAAILRRAVADIEGRTED
- a CDS encoding IucA/IucC family protein produces the protein MPAVLDEDAFAALAHRAALLGIDPAARWLPVHPWQWDYLQREHPRLVMRCIDLGAGFGTARPTASLRTLGIGADERIHLKLSLSVQALGASRVMPPRYLHNAVLAERCLRALCARDTWLGEHLELCDERA
- a CDS encoding transcriptional repressor — encoded protein: MSTFLERGLVTSASLGDSRVVYELNRGKDHHHLVCRKCGALCDLYEDELNEQFERIASGRRFKFHAASLVIAGVCPECQAKGV
- a CDS encoding sigma-70 family RNA polymerase sigma factor produces the protein MSVAQLAVHQDVQALYRDHHGWLQGWLRRRLGNAFDAADLAQDAFLRLILKPVPKGFDSDAEARAYLRAMAQGMCVDLFRRRQVEQAWVEALAAQPEPCEPSPEYRAIVIETLMEIGALISRLPDKARNAFVLAQIHGLSTREIAGELGVSDRMVQKYLAQAMLQLALIDAGITR
- a CDS encoding FecR domain-containing protein, which gives rise to MAASSSSAAADPGVHADFASLEQAANWYALLYADGGSGEHRKAWAEWLAERPEHRRAWAHIEAVSRRFEPLRGESLAERNAAAAAVHVSATRAASRRHVLGSLAALAGTGLAGWLAWRFTALPDRLIAWRPDYRTGVGERRDVQLADGTRVWLNTDSAFDVHYDDTKRLLTLTMGEILIDTAKDGQERPFFVDTPNGRMQALGTRFTVRQSGTHTLLAVFKGRVEIRNLAGHAEIVAAGQQRQFTADAISSPERADPAREAWSRGVILADDVTLDALIAELDRYQHGHIGVDPEVAGIRVVGRFPADDPDRMLSMLERDLPIRVRRTLPWWVTIEAR
- a CDS encoding TonB-dependent receptor, with the protein product MLRPSLSSNPDFSLSVRSLERMPRALRTARRPAPHAVRCAVLGIALAGSGAWQVASAQSAAGAAPQAASRRYDIPAGPLSASLNRLADQANVMLSVPGDLTAGKNSAGVRGAYSVQGAFQALLNGTGLEPVQQSDGSFSLRPAAAAAGAEAAVLPAVKVVGKRIDDAVPEPYAGGQAAHGAKVGLLGNRDYMDTPFSISSYTEKLIRDQQATSVADLLTTTDPSVRAAIDSTNRYDAITIRGLRVENGEIALNGLYGLVPAYRVGSDPVERVEILKGPGALLNGMMPQGSVGGSVNVVTKRAGDTPLNRLTAEYASSSVFGGHADIGRRFGSNGEFGVRVNAAHREGDTPIDEQSRRNTSLSVGLDYRGSRLRASGDVIYQEDFMRAPVRGYTPIAGIAVPEVPDSRTNLAQTFSYSNSHSLTALGRAEYDLSSNLTLFGAVGMNRFGYDKLEDPGATIVNAQGDATSTSRYQSGASHALSAEAGARARFKTGPIDHQLVVSGNYLQQTTWFGQTAYGSYATNIYMPTRLAGPGAPVSVSPEAKDSAQILRSIAVADTLSVAGGLVQLTVGVRRQQVSSRNFDTSGAETSHYDQGATTPSVALVVRPFDQLSFYANYIEALTPGSAPPPDAANPNQVFAPFKSKQYEVGTKLDLGKFGATLGLFQIDVPSGIVDPVSKLYSLNGLQRNRGLELSGFGEVTRGVRLLGGVTWLDARLRRTQGGAYDGNRAIGAPSLQATLGAEWDTPFVPGVTLTSRMIYTGKAYVSQDNTQHVPSWTRFDLGGRYTTKVAGRDVTLRANVTNLFNRDYWQANPTGYLFTGAPRTFWLSVSTDL
- a CDS encoding MATE family efflux transporter; the encoded protein is MKSHEQFRFDARHIGALAAPLILTQLAQVALTTTDVVMMGMLGPREIAAGGLALTLFNQLRTMGTGLVTGTGNLVAFANGQDDPARIVRLVRASFALSTLAALAFVLLMLAVERPLVWLGQDPGIARLTALYLAAAAPGMLPCLWFQSLRQYTVGLRKPGPLLAIAAVSIVVNAVLDYALMFGRFGFPALGLTGVACATSSVYLLSFVAFLSIAKRRIGLAEHLSLAAWRTDAEAFERTWKMGLPIAAAYGSEAAFFTVLTLVIGTLGTDALAAQTIVNQVIYIVFMISVGLSHASSISISHACAQHDYRGARRLGYTGLVLGIGAMLAVALPYLVAPTHVLAPFLDRGSAANDDVLRLATGLLTIAALLQIFDCSQNIGVGILRGLGDVKSSFRISIVGYWMIGLPVAWGAGVMLGYGIHGIWFGLTIGLAATATMLLRKFEYRLSALVKQAGAPRS
- a CDS encoding FecCD family ABC transporter permease; the protein is MNERHVTRNRVRTSSSGSGRLGVGAIVLVLIVGLGAVAIASLCAGNLVLGPAAALDALGGGETPAAQIVHALRLPRLIAALMVGASLAVAGALMQGITRNPLADPTLTGVVGGAALAVVAATVLAPVRAAGMMPFVALAGGGIAATLTFALAWRARLSPLRLSLAGTTIGALGSAGVISLMIVAGPQAGPLFYWLAGGFAGVGWRQVAMVAPWTVAGLVAALSGARVLDTLALGDEAAQSVGLDLLRWRLILGFIAVALSASVVSIAGPVGFVGLCVPHLARVAPGGGYRRTLAVTALAGALLVSAADLVARTVAAPRELPVGFLTALVATPLLIAMIRRDEGVST